Proteins encoded by one window of Gallaecimonas xiamenensis 3-C-1:
- a CDS encoding protein-disulfide reductase DsbD domain-containing protein — MRPGQLLLAALLIMTSLLARAEPISRPHMQVELKAELSQFTPGQPFWVAVQLQPEAGWYSLWQNPGDNGQATSLDWQLPKGWQIGPVHWPIPDAIDQDGITHFGYRHDHSLLVELTPPKEAKDLELMVKASWQLCQQQCLAEDALLTLPLKAGPKAQANHSGFFAKARQQLPRPLPSRGRMEIQQDLVSFALKVPELSGQPPRVFVANPNLVKSGALPRQLWQGDTLLVSLPKSAHYQAPPKAPQVLLVTQDQALLVGMNSPDPAEGQSPLWPLALLALAAGLLLNAMPFVFPVVALKALDLKTGQGWPYLGGVLASTWALAVLWWLSHLGGGPGGLDLQSPLPVAIFASLFALLGWRLLSRQPLPGRLMQQGLAYQPILAGVLVVVLASPGVAMLAPALKADLALWPLLALASALGLGLALPMVLLDKLAPLAPWLPKPSHSFKRLLALLLLLSAVWQLWVLQGLEGPAFLLLAALIIATGLWPLPWRLAKALAWLPLLAVMLGIVLKPQQQPDTLAFDEATLKERLAQHRPVLVNITADGCIPCKVNASTTLGREETRALFALYDITYLEGNWTNRDPAVGRYLASFNSSALPLYVLYDQQGQPHLLPQLLSPKLLAESLEAALQGAD; from the coding sequence ATGCGCCCCGGACAGCTGCTGTTGGCAGCCCTGCTGATAATGACCAGCCTGCTGGCCAGGGCCGAGCCCATCAGCCGTCCCCACATGCAGGTGGAACTGAAGGCGGAGCTGTCGCAATTTACCCCGGGCCAGCCATTCTGGGTGGCCGTGCAGCTGCAACCAGAGGCCGGCTGGTACAGCCTTTGGCAAAATCCCGGTGACAATGGCCAGGCCACCAGCCTTGACTGGCAGCTACCTAAAGGCTGGCAGATTGGCCCTGTTCATTGGCCCATTCCTGACGCCATCGACCAGGACGGCATCACCCATTTTGGCTACCGCCACGACCACAGCCTGCTGGTGGAGCTGACACCGCCCAAGGAAGCCAAGGACCTGGAGCTGATGGTCAAAGCCAGTTGGCAACTTTGCCAGCAGCAATGCCTGGCCGAAGACGCCCTGTTAACCCTCCCCCTGAAAGCCGGCCCCAAGGCACAGGCCAACCATTCGGGCTTTTTTGCCAAGGCACGGCAACAACTGCCCCGTCCCCTGCCCAGCCGTGGGCGCATGGAGATCCAGCAGGATCTGGTGTCTTTCGCCCTGAAAGTCCCCGAACTGTCCGGGCAGCCTCCCAGGGTCTTCGTCGCCAATCCCAATCTGGTCAAAAGCGGTGCCCTGCCCCGCCAGTTGTGGCAGGGCGATACCCTTTTGGTCAGCCTGCCCAAAAGCGCCCATTACCAGGCGCCGCCCAAGGCTCCCCAGGTGCTGCTGGTCACCCAGGACCAAGCGCTGCTGGTTGGTATGAACTCCCCTGACCCGGCCGAAGGGCAAAGCCCGCTCTGGCCGTTGGCTTTGCTGGCATTGGCCGCCGGCCTGCTGCTCAATGCCATGCCCTTCGTGTTTCCGGTTGTGGCCCTTAAAGCCCTTGATCTTAAAACCGGTCAGGGCTGGCCCTACCTGGGTGGCGTGCTGGCCAGCACCTGGGCCCTGGCGGTGCTATGGTGGCTGTCGCACCTGGGCGGTGGCCCTGGGGGGCTGGACCTGCAATCGCCGCTGCCGGTGGCGATATTTGCCAGCCTCTTTGCCCTGCTGGGTTGGCGACTGCTCAGCCGGCAGCCTTTGCCAGGCCGCCTAATGCAACAAGGCCTGGCCTATCAGCCCATCTTGGCCGGCGTGCTGGTGGTGGTGCTTGCCAGCCCTGGGGTGGCGATGCTGGCGCCCGCTTTGAAGGCCGACCTGGCCCTTTGGCCACTGTTGGCACTGGCTTCGGCCCTGGGCCTGGGCCTTGCCTTGCCCATGGTGTTACTGGACAAGCTGGCGCCACTAGCGCCCTGGCTGCCAAAACCAAGCCATTCCTTCAAGCGGTTGCTGGCCTTATTGCTGCTGCTCAGCGCCGTTTGGCAGCTCTGGGTATTACAGGGCCTGGAAGGCCCGGCCTTTTTACTGCTGGCAGCCTTGATAATAGCGACCGGCCTTTGGCCGCTGCCTTGGCGACTGGCAAAAGCCCTAGCCTGGCTGCCGCTGCTGGCCGTGATGCTGGGAATCGTCCTCAAACCCCAGCAGCAACCCGACACCCTGGCCTTTGACGAGGCCACCCTCAAAGAGCGCCTGGCCCAGCACCGGCCTGTGCTGGTCAACATCACCGCCGACGGCTGTATCCCCTGCAAGGTCAACGCCAGCACCACCTTGGGGCGGGAAGAAACCCGCGCCCTGTTTGCCCTTTACGACATCACTTACCTTGAAGGTAACTGGACCAACCGAGACCCCGCCGTTGGCCGTTATCTGGCCAGTTTCAACAGCAGCGCCCTGCCCCTTTACGTTCTGTACGACCAACAAGGCCAGCCCCACCTGCTGCCGCAGTTGCTGAGCCCCAAACTGTTGGCTGAGAGCCTGGAAGCGGCGTTGCAGGGCGCCGATTGA